A window of Streptomyces sp. SAI-127 contains these coding sequences:
- a CDS encoding DUF4236 domain-containing protein — protein sequence MGLTFRKSFRILPGVRLNINRHSWSITTGGGKHGPRHTHSSTGRRTTSMDLPGPFGWRRTRTAKRH from the coding sequence ATGGGCCTCACGTTCCGCAAGAGCTTCCGGATCCTGCCCGGCGTGCGGCTGAACATCAACCGGCACTCCTGGTCCATCACCACCGGCGGCGGCAAGCACGGCCCGCGGCACACGCACAGCAGCACGGGACGTCGTACGACATCGATGGATCTGCCCGGACCTTTCGGCTGGCGTCGCACCCGTACCGCCAAGCGCCACTGA
- a CDS encoding UDP-N-acetylglucosamine 1-carboxyvinyltransferase gives MADDYLVRIGKLIRDARQHRGWTQSQLAEALGTSQSAVNRIERGNQNISLEMIARIGEALDSEIVSLGYAGPMHLRVVGGRRLSGAIDVKTSKNACVALLCASLLNKGRTVLRRVARIEEVYRLLEVLSSIGVRTRWINEGVDLELVPPAELDMDAIDAEAAVRTRSIIMFLGPLLHRMDGFKLPYAGGCDLGTRTIEPHMIALRRFGLDVAATEGQYHARVDRSVRPGRPIVLTERGDTVTENALLAAARHDGVTVIRNASSNYMVQDLCFFLEALGVRVEGIGTTTLTVHGVPHIDVDVDYSPSEDPVEAMSLLAAAVVTESELTVRRVPIEFLEIELAVLEEMGLDHDRTPEYFADNGRTRLVDLTVRPSKLEAPIDKIHPMPFPGLNIDNVPFFAAIAAVAQGQTLIHDWVYDNRAIYLTDLNRLGGRLQLLDPHRVLVEGPTRWRAAEMMCPPALRPAVVVLLAMMAADGTSVLRNVYVINRGYEDLAERLNSVGAQIEIFRDI, from the coding sequence ATGGCAGACGACTACCTCGTACGCATCGGCAAGCTCATCCGTGACGCCCGGCAGCACCGGGGCTGGACACAGTCGCAGCTGGCCGAGGCGCTCGGCACCAGTCAGAGCGCCGTCAATCGCATCGAGCGCGGCAACCAGAACATCAGCCTTGAGATGATCGCCCGTATCGGTGAAGCACTGGACAGCGAAATCGTCTCTCTGGGCTACGCGGGTCCCATGCATCTGCGCGTGGTCGGCGGTCGCCGGCTGTCCGGCGCGATCGACGTCAAGACGAGCAAGAACGCGTGTGTGGCCCTGCTGTGCGCCTCGCTCCTCAACAAGGGGCGCACGGTGCTGCGCAGGGTCGCCCGCATCGAGGAGGTCTACCGCCTCCTGGAGGTGCTGAGCTCCATCGGGGTCCGCACCCGCTGGATCAACGAGGGAGTCGACCTCGAACTCGTGCCGCCGGCCGAGCTGGACATGGACGCCATCGACGCCGAGGCCGCCGTCCGCACCCGCTCGATCATCATGTTCCTCGGTCCGCTGCTGCACCGCATGGACGGCTTCAAGCTGCCCTACGCCGGCGGCTGCGACCTCGGCACCCGGACCATCGAGCCGCACATGATCGCGCTGCGCCGGTTCGGTCTGGACGTCGCGGCGACCGAGGGCCAGTACCACGCGCGCGTGGACCGGTCGGTCCGCCCCGGCCGTCCGATCGTGCTGACCGAGCGCGGCGACACCGTGACGGAGAACGCGCTGCTCGCGGCCGCCCGCCACGACGGCGTCACCGTCATCCGCAACGCCTCCTCCAACTACATGGTCCAGGACCTGTGCTTCTTCCTGGAGGCCCTGGGAGTGCGGGTCGAGGGCATCGGCACCACCACCCTCACTGTGCACGGCGTGCCGCACATCGACGTGGACGTCGACTACTCCCCCTCCGAGGACCCGGTCGAGGCGATGAGCCTGCTGGCCGCGGCCGTGGTGACGGAGTCGGAGCTGACCGTGCGCCGGGTGCCCATCGAGTTCCTGGAGATCGAACTCGCGGTCCTGGAGGAGATGGGGCTCGACCACGACCGTACGCCGGAGTACTTCGCGGACAACGGCCGTACCCGGCTGGTCGACCTCACGGTCCGGCCCTCCAAGCTGGAGGCGCCGATCGACAAGATCCACCCGATGCCGTTCCCCGGGCTGAACATCGACAACGTCCCGTTCTTCGCGGCCATCGCGGCGGTCGCGCAGGGTCAGACCCTCATCCACGACTGGGTCTACGACAACCGGGCGATCTACCTGACGGATCTGAACCGGCTGGGCGGGCGCCTCCAACTCCTCGACCCGCACCGGGTGCTGGTGGAGGGCCCGACCCGCTGGCGTGCCGCCGAGATGATGTGCCCGCCGGCCCTGCGCCCCGCCGTGGTCGTCCTGCTGGCGATGATGGCGGCCGACGGCACGTCCGTGCTGCGCAACGTCTATGTCATCAACCGCGGTTACGAGGACCTGGCCGAGCGGCTCAACTCGGTGGGAGCGCAGATCGAGATCTTCCGGGACATCTGA